The Methanosarcinales archaeon genome contains the following window.
AACTATTAGGTTGGTTTGAATAATTGATATAAATCATCGCAATGATCTAGTATTTTTTCTACTTCTTTTTGCTAAACACATATACAACGCCACCCACCATCATCAGTCCCCAATAACTGATCGCTCTGTCCAGTATTGCGATCCCGGCTGAAACACCCCGGATCAACACCCACCAGGACAAAAACGCCTACAATGGCGAATTCAACAGCTCCTAAACCACCAGGAGTTGCCGGGAATGCTGACAACAGCGATGCTGCAAGTGCTACGACTACAATTAATGACAGGCTTATCCCCATATTATGAATTGGTGATAACGATTCAACAACTAAATATAACCTGGTAGTTTCCATGACCCATATTAATATTGTATAAAAAATGATCAATAAAATTGAATCCTTTTTTACCGATTCCTGAAGTCCTTCAGTAAAATTTATGAAAATCTGCCTGACCTTTATGGGGAGCTTGTTTGAAACAACCATTTTGCCTTTAGAAAACGCAATAATAATAATAATAATAATAGATATTAGTATAACCACAATGGAAAAACCTAGAGCTATAGCAATTCTTATTTCACTCGGACTATTTGTGCCAAATGTCAAAATACTTGAGACACCATTAGAATAACCAGATGGGCACACCCCATGATTTTCTGGCAAGATAACCTCTGTATACATCCCCCATTTTGGCAGGGATAATGCTGTTTGCGAACCACGACAGCATAAAGATCTCACTTGCAGTTAATATGATTTAACTAATTCCGGCCTGGATTATAACCCCAACTATAGTATCGAACTCTATACTGAGAATAACATGTAAAGCACGAAAACAGAAACAACAAATGAAATAATCGTTTTTGGCTCAGTAAGTTTTTTTATGGGCGATACGGGCTGTGATCCTTTAATCATCAGATCTCACCAATTTGTAAATGTGGACATTTGGGTTGAAATAAACAAGTTCAAATCGATCCGGATTGTCCTCAAAGGTCTTTATGGCATCATATCCGTTATAGCGCTCTATTTCAACACCTCCCACATAAACATAATCCACATTATATTTTTCAAGTATCTCGTTGACAGTATCAATATTGTTTGAAGTATATACAATACGCACGTCATTCCAACGCTCATCAATGGATTGTTTATTGTTTCTCCATGTCTTTTCATGTCCACCCCACCCCATCACAGTGGGTAGACCGGTAAAAGCGGTCACATGATTGTTCAATTCCCCCGATTGTCCGGGGCTTTGCAGGACAACTGGGGTCCTGCTCAGGTTATTTAGCCACATTACAGCTTCAAATTCATTTGGATACTTTTCATTAAAATAAGCTGATCCATCAAGCGTCAGATTGCCCTCAAAATTATCAGAATGGGAAATTGTTGCAAGAACAGGATACGTTAATGCTGCAAATATGAGAAAGATAGATAACAGCGTAAATGCTTTGTTCACATCCCTGGAGGGTCGAAACCGATCCCAGAGATGATAAAATGAGATGCCTGCAGCCAGGCCCCAGATGATCCAGTTCTGGAGATAAATCTTGAATACAGTATTTAGCCTGATATATTTAGGATATGTAACTCCCAATGAATCCTGAATGTAAAAGAGCTCACAGAACAATGAGAGTAAAGCTCCGATTAATATTAATAGATAAACGAACTGTGTTGTTGGATTTTCCTCTTTTATTACAGAATATATCGATAATGCTATTAGGGGAAGAATGACAATAAGTATCTGTATCTGGGTCAGGTAAGCTGCCACCAATAAAATGGCAAGCCCGATAACCATTATTTTAATATCAAGATAACCAGAATCATAAAAGCTGGCAATAGTGTAAATCATTATGAAGAAAAGCATAATTGCATACACTCCCAGATAAAAGAACAATTGGGTATGGCCGTACGTAACCAGTTTGATGGAATGGGATTCAGTAGATGCAAGATAGTACGGCAGGTACAATGCAATGCTTAATATGCCTACAATTACACCCACTCCAATTGTTCTTATCAGCTCTGAAGTGGACAAAAGCCTAATCCTTTTTTTAATACCAAAGGCATTTTCCACTTCTGCTGTTACTCGAATTCTCCATGCAATAAGAGCCATAATAAAGAAAATTGCGTATGTGGGATATTCCCATGAATTCAAAGGAAACATGAAACCCAATACCAGGGTGATAGAAGCTAAAAGGGGGATGTTATATTCTTTACTACTGCGTATCAATCCCAACAACAGGCTGATCATTAAAAGTTGAAATGCTATTGAGATCATATGGGCGTGCAGGTCGCCATGAATAAAACTAAAATATGGGAACTCGTTGATGGTGTTTGGTATTACCCTGCTGGTTGGCCAATAATAGTATGTGGATAATCTGGTCAAAATATCTGCATCCGGTACATTGAACAGACCGTAAAACCCGGGAATGAACAGGATAACAAGTAATTGAATAAATCCTGCAATATTGCCGAAGATCGTTACGAAAGCCATTATTAATATGCCGAAAACTTTGCCGTGGGTCAGCTCTTTACCTAAACCATAGGCTGCTGT
Protein-coding sequences here:
- a CDS encoding flippase-like domain-containing protein gives rise to the protein MPENHGVCPSGYSNGVSSILTFGTNSPSEIRIAIALGFSIVVILISIIIIIIIAFSKGKMVVSNKLPIKVRQIFINFTEGLQESVKKDSILLIIFYTILIWVMETTRLYLVVESLSPIHNMGISLSLIVVVALAASLLSAFPATPGGLGAVEFAIVGVFVLVGVDPGCFSRDRNTGQSDQLLGTDDGGWRCICV